A genomic segment from Paenibacillus sp. FSL K6-1096 encodes:
- a CDS encoding glycosyl transferase: MKFGTFDDTRKEYVINTPKTPYPWINYLGNEQFFGLISNTAGGYTFYRDARMRRLTRYRYNNIPLDTGGRYYYLYDGGDFWTPGWMPVKRDLDFYECRHGLGYTSITGERNGISVNQLAFVPMGHNAEVHRLIVKNTSDAKKSVKLFSFAEFCLWNANDDMTNFQRNLSTGEVEVKDSVIYHKTEYRERRNHYAFYSVNKEIAGFDTDRESFVGMYNGLDAPQAVAAGEATNSMASGWSPIGSHALDITLEPGEEQSFIFVLGYIENPEDEKWEALNVINKKPAQAVIDQFATDAQVDAALAVLAAHWDNLLSKYQIQSGDDKLNRMVNIWNPYQCMVTFNMSRSASYFESGIGRGMGFRDSNQDLLGFVHQIPERARERILDIAATQFPDGSAYHQYQPLTKKGNNEVGSGFNDDPLWLILGTAAYIKETGDTSILDEQVPFDSNPDHTATLFEHLKVSFEHVTNNLGPHGLPLIGRADWNDCLNLNCFSTEPGESFQTTENIAGGVAESVFIAGLFVFVGPDYAEICRMRGLDDVAADAVAKIENMRAITLSHGFDGDWFLRAYDHYGDKIGSKENEEGRIFIEPQGICVMAGIGVENGEAARALASVEEHLDTEYGIVLQQPPYSKYYLNLGEISTYPPGYKENAGIFCHNNPWIMIAETVLGNGNRAFDIYRKIAPAYLEDISEIHRMEPYVYSQMIAGKDAVRHGEAKNSWLTGTAAWNYVAITQSILGIQADFAGLKVDPCIPAEWDGFEITRVFRGDTYVISIQNPNHVSKGVASLTLDGAAVEGNIISPVGDGAVHQVVVTLG, from the coding sequence ATGAAATTCGGAACCTTTGACGACACCCGCAAGGAGTATGTAATCAATACCCCTAAGACGCCTTACCCTTGGATTAACTACCTCGGCAACGAGCAGTTCTTCGGCCTCATCTCTAATACTGCCGGGGGTTATACCTTCTACCGCGATGCGCGCATGAGAAGACTTACCCGTTACCGGTATAACAATATTCCGCTGGACACCGGCGGACGTTACTATTATCTGTATGATGGCGGGGATTTCTGGACGCCGGGCTGGATGCCGGTGAAGCGCGATCTCGACTTCTACGAATGCCGCCACGGTCTCGGCTATACTTCCATTACCGGGGAGCGGAACGGAATTTCCGTGAACCAGCTTGCTTTTGTACCGATGGGCCACAATGCTGAAGTGCACCGTCTGATCGTGAAGAACACCAGCGATGCCAAGAAGAGTGTGAAGCTGTTCTCTTTTGCCGAGTTCTGCCTGTGGAATGCCAATGACGATATGACCAACTTCCAGCGTAACCTCAGCACCGGCGAGGTTGAAGTGAAGGATTCCGTCATCTATCACAAAACCGAGTACCGTGAACGCAGAAACCACTACGCCTTCTATTCTGTAAACAAGGAAATTGCCGGCTTCGATACCGACCGCGAATCGTTCGTGGGCATGTACAATGGTCTGGATGCTCCGCAGGCTGTTGCTGCCGGTGAAGCTACCAATTCCATGGCCAGCGGCTGGTCGCCGATCGGCTCCCACGCTCTGGACATCACGCTGGAACCGGGTGAAGAGCAAAGCTTCATCTTCGTCCTCGGCTATATTGAGAATCCGGAGGATGAGAAATGGGAAGCGCTGAACGTCATTAACAAGAAGCCTGCCCAGGCTGTCATCGACCAGTTCGCTACAGATGCCCAAGTCGATGCTGCCCTGGCCGTGCTGGCTGCTCACTGGGATAACCTGCTGTCCAAATACCAGATTCAGAGCGGGGACGACAAGCTGAACCGTATGGTCAACATCTGGAATCCGTATCAGTGTATGGTTACCTTCAATATGTCCCGTTCGGCCTCTTACTTTGAATCCGGGATCGGCCGCGGCATGGGCTTCCGCGACTCCAATCAGGACTTGCTCGGCTTCGTCCACCAGATTCCTGAGCGTGCCAGAGAACGTATTCTGGATATCGCAGCGACCCAGTTCCCTGACGGCAGCGCGTATCACCAGTACCAGCCGCTTACCAAGAAGGGCAATAACGAAGTCGGCTCCGGCTTCAACGATGATCCGCTGTGGCTGATCCTGGGTACGGCTGCTTATATTAAGGAAACTGGAGATACCTCGATTCTGGATGAGCAGGTTCCGTTCGACAGCAATCCGGATCACACGGCTACCCTGTTCGAGCACTTGAAGGTCTCCTTCGAGCATGTGACGAACAATCTCGGACCTCATGGCCTGCCGCTGATCGGCCGCGCCGACTGGAATGACTGTCTCAACCTCAACTGCTTCTCCACAGAGCCGGGCGAATCGTTCCAGACCACAGAGAACATCGCAGGCGGAGTAGCGGAATCCGTGTTCATCGCCGGCCTGTTCGTCTTCGTCGGACCGGACTATGCCGAAATCTGCCGGATGCGCGGACTCGATGATGTGGCAGCCGACGCTGTAGCGAAGATCGAGAACATGCGGGCCATCACCCTGTCGCATGGCTTCGACGGCGACTGGTTCCTCAGAGCTTACGACCACTATGGCGACAAGATCGGCAGCAAGGAGAACGAAGAAGGCCGTATCTTCATCGAGCCGCAGGGGATCTGTGTTATGGCGGGAATCGGTGTGGAGAACGGCGAAGCCGCACGCGCTCTTGCTTCCGTGGAGGAGCATCTGGATACGGAATATGGTATCGTCTTGCAGCAGCCCCCTTATTCTAAGTACTATCTGAACCTGGGTGAGATCTCGACCTATCCTCCAGGCTACAAAGAGAATGCCGGGATCTTCTGCCACAACAACCCGTGGATCATGATTGCTGAGACGGTACTCGGGAATGGGAACAGAGCTTTTGACATCTACCGCAAAATCGCTCCGGCCTACCTGGAGGACATCAGCGAAATTCACCGGATGGAGCCTTACGTCTATTCGCAGATGATCGCCGGTAAAGATGCGGTACGCCACGGGGAAGCGAAGAACTCCTGGCTGACCGGTACGGCGGCATGGAACTATGTAGCGATTACACAGTCGATCCTGGGCATTCAGGCCGACTTCGCCGGACTCAAGGTCGACCCTTGTATCCCTGCAGAGTGGGACGGCTTCGAGATTACCCGCGTCTTCCGCGGCGATACGTATGTCATCTCGATCCAGAATCCGAACCATGTCTCCAAGGGCGTGGCCAGCCTGACCCTGGACGGCGCTGCAGTAGAAGGCAACATCATCAGTCCTGTAGGCGACGGTGCAGTTCATCAGGTTGTAGTTACACTCGGGTAA
- a CDS encoding sensor histidine kinase: MAIFYSLKNRLIAFFVVLLVLSFGTMSLLLFNQSRSIIRSYIESSALEKMDEYGSFIHMALQQSYDLSSLVYNSDITQKWDAMLTNSASTEGQRMLANINMSKFLTQTTNNYSIVSSVSIYRKEGLQVGAENQVAADTSFLLEAWYRNFIGHSIHWVPAHTDEAEINGAKPYEVVSLLLPIGIFEPSLAKNVMKVNIKADYLLEPLNRIHLGESGTIFLLNEQGSPILSQQEYNTHPEAAKEVERVRAGREAQGVVYLKDQQGGSRILVYKKLAITNWLLVGFVSEQDLYANLFKLRNSIIVFASLMLAAAFALAYWISSGITKPLSRLVSAMRHVQKGDFAQAERLTLPERRIQNEVDYATVTFRNMVKQLSHLIRTEFEQKLLRQQAEYKALLMQINPHFLFNTLELMSSLAIQQRTKETVTVIESLGKMLRFSLRISEDLIPLREELKVVRYYMSILEVRFGAGLDLRLDAEEAPDDPEVVKFLLQPLIENAVKYSFIHQAKAKVRITVRADKDRLMLSVADNGIGMDPVLLRELKDQAMRQQPEQLLQSMTHQIGLRNVLARCRLYYGERFTLNIDSDKETGTCITLGLPLQRRNDHVPRIDRG, encoded by the coding sequence ATGGCTATCTTTTATTCGCTGAAAAACCGTTTGATCGCATTCTTCGTGGTGCTGCTGGTATTATCCTTTGGCACTATGTCACTGCTGCTGTTCAATCAGTCTCGCTCCATTATCCGCTCCTACATTGAATCGTCGGCACTGGAAAAGATGGACGAATACGGGTCTTTTATTCATATGGCGCTCCAGCAGAGCTATGACTTGTCCTCTCTGGTCTACAACAGCGACATTACCCAGAAGTGGGATGCGATGCTCACTAATTCCGCTTCCACTGAAGGGCAGAGGATGCTGGCCAATATTAACATGAGCAAGTTCCTGACCCAGACGACGAATAATTATTCCATTGTCTCCTCAGTCAGCATCTACCGCAAGGAGGGACTGCAGGTCGGTGCCGAGAATCAGGTGGCGGCAGATACTTCGTTCTTGCTGGAGGCCTGGTACCGCAACTTCATCGGCCATAGTATTCACTGGGTTCCGGCCCATACGGATGAGGCGGAGATCAACGGGGCCAAGCCGTACGAGGTGGTGAGCCTGCTGCTGCCCATCGGAATCTTCGAGCCGTCGCTGGCTAAGAATGTGATGAAGGTCAACATCAAGGCGGACTACCTGCTGGAGCCGCTGAATCGTATACACCTTGGTGAAAGCGGTACCATATTCCTGCTGAACGAGCAGGGCAGCCCCATTCTATCCCAGCAGGAGTACAATACACATCCGGAGGCGGCGAAGGAAGTGGAGCGGGTGCGGGCCGGGCGGGAGGCACAGGGGGTAGTCTACTTGAAGGATCAGCAGGGCGGCTCCCGCATTCTGGTCTACAAAAAGCTGGCGATCACCAACTGGCTGCTGGTCGGCTTCGTCTCGGAGCAGGACCTGTACGCCAATCTGTTCAAGCTCCGCAACAGCATAATTGTATTCGCTTCGCTGATGCTGGCGGCCGCCTTTGCGCTGGCGTACTGGATCTCATCGGGCATTACCAAGCCGCTCTCGCGGCTGGTCTCGGCTATGCGCCATGTACAGAAGGGCGACTTCGCCCAAGCCGAGCGGCTGACCCTGCCGGAGCGCAGAATCCAGAACGAGGTGGATTATGCCACCGTCACCTTCCGCAACATGGTCAAGCAGCTATCGCATCTGATCCGTACTGAATTTGAACAGAAGCTTCTGCGTCAACAGGCGGAATATAAGGCACTGCTGATGCAGATCAATCCGCATTTCCTGTTCAATACGCTGGAGCTGATGAGCAGCCTGGCGATCCAGCAGCGGACGAAGGAGACGGTTACCGTTATTGAGTCGCTGGGCAAAATGCTCCGGTTCTCGCTAAGGATCAGCGAGGATCTGATTCCGCTGCGCGAGGAGCTGAAGGTTGTGCGCTATTACATGTCCATCCTGGAGGTGCGCTTCGGTGCGGGCCTGGATCTGCGGCTGGACGCGGAGGAGGCGCCTGATGATCCGGAAGTCGTCAAGTTCCTGCTTCAGCCGCTGATTGAGAATGCGGTCAAGTACAGCTTCATTCACCAGGCCAAAGCCAAGGTACGGATTACCGTCAGAGCGGACAAGGACCGCCTGATGCTGTCCGTTGCCGACAACGGCATCGGAATGGACCCGGTGCTGCTGCGCGAGCTGAAGGATCAGGCGATGCGACAGCAGCCGGAGCAGTTGCTGCAGAGCATGACTCATCAGATTGGACTGCGCAATGTGCTGGCCAGATGCCGGCTGTATTACGGTGAACGGTTCACCTTGAACATAGATTCAGACAAGGAGACGGGCACCTGTATCACGCTGGGCCTGCCCCTTCAGAGGAGGAATGACCATGTACCGCGTATTGATCGTGGATGA
- a CDS encoding response regulator codes for MYRVLIVDDEPEIRLGLRLKADFAALGLRVTGEAGNGMEAMERLASQAADIVITDMNMPVMNGVSFLDECRRLYPELKLVVITGYEDFHYARAAIRNQARDYLLKPVAADELTAMLRKLKNELDQERNDRDRQAVNEWRLSQYYGEMKEHFLVQLVKGEAEPVHALKERAALFELDGWDLTEVRFVTAGLRERTGAEAQIPEPGQGKGGALPGRAPGKLRLPFELLGREFAGSSGMHCQVLRDPSYPGLVHFILQDPLTDMERFCAELTECIAAHLGFKPVVGCSGGKLGFLRWKEGYLESLLAWNLSENAEHPLAEGRSEPGMVLTEELTRTLRRLLIQGDWNAFGQSIRQELQQAFSHSRSCMVKLIFQLCLLVDGAAAEAADGDIQAQELWLYPETVHKLDSVDKAAQFLLERAASVYDAMQEAGDAEDSVIRTATQYIDSNYMYDLNLTQLAARFNYNSSYFSELFKARVGRSFMVYLTGRRMAQAMHLLLTTTLSLSDIAELTGFSNASYFSSKFKKMYGTAPSDFRRHPPEKFSSQQPKK; via the coding sequence ATGTACCGCGTATTGATCGTGGATGACGAACCGGAGATCCGCCTGGGCCTGCGGCTCAAGGCTGACTTTGCCGCGCTGGGCCTCCGTGTAACCGGCGAGGCGGGCAACGGCATGGAGGCGATGGAACGGCTGGCAAGCCAGGCGGCCGATATTGTCATTACGGATATGAACATGCCGGTGATGAACGGCGTATCTTTCCTGGACGAATGCCGCAGGCTCTACCCGGAGCTGAAGCTGGTGGTCATTACAGGCTATGAGGATTTCCATTACGCCCGGGCAGCAATCCGCAATCAGGCGCGGGATTATCTGCTCAAGCCGGTGGCCGCAGATGAGCTGACGGCCATGCTCCGGAAGCTGAAGAACGAGCTGGATCAGGAGCGTAATGACCGTGACCGGCAGGCCGTGAATGAGTGGCGGTTGTCCCAGTATTACGGGGAGATGAAAGAACATTTCCTGGTGCAGCTTGTCAAAGGGGAAGCGGAGCCGGTCCATGCGCTTAAGGAGCGTGCCGCGCTGTTCGAGCTGGACGGGTGGGACTTGACGGAGGTACGGTTCGTAACGGCCGGCCTCCGCGAACGGACAGGGGCGGAGGCACAGATACCGGAGCCTGGGCAAGGTAAGGGCGGAGCACTGCCGGGCCGTGCACCGGGCAAGCTGCGGCTGCCGTTCGAGCTGTTGGGCAGGGAATTCGCGGGCAGCTCCGGGATGCACTGCCAGGTGCTGCGGGACCCTAGCTATCCGGGGCTGGTCCATTTCATCCTCCAGGACCCGCTGACTGATATGGAGCGCTTCTGTGCAGAGCTGACGGAATGCATCGCCGCCCATCTGGGCTTCAAGCCGGTGGTCGGCTGCAGCGGCGGCAAGCTTGGCTTCCTCCGCTGGAAGGAAGGCTACCTGGAATCGCTTCTGGCCTGGAACCTCTCGGAGAATGCCGAACATCCCTTAGCCGAAGGAAGAAGCGAGCCGGGAATGGTACTTACGGAGGAGCTGACACGGACCTTGCGCAGGCTTCTGATTCAGGGGGATTGGAACGCCTTCGGGCAGAGCATCCGCCAGGAGCTGCAGCAGGCGTTCTCCCATTCCCGCTCCTGTATGGTGAAGCTGATTTTCCAGCTCTGTCTGCTTGTAGACGGCGCGGCCGCAGAGGCCGCAGACGGTGACATCCAGGCCCAGGAGCTATGGCTCTATCCTGAAACGGTCCACAAGCTGGATTCGGTGGACAAGGCCGCACAATTCCTGCTGGAGCGGGCGGCCTCTGTGTACGATGCGATGCAGGAAGCCGGTGATGCCGAGGATTCGGTGATCCGCACAGCGACGCAATATATCGACAGCAACTATATGTATGATCTTAACCTGACTCAGCTTGCCGCACGGTTCAATTACAATTCCTCCTATTTCTCGGAGCTGTTCAAGGCCAGGGTGGGCCGGAGCTTCATGGTCTATCTGACCGGCCGCCGCATGGCCCAGGCCATGCATTTGCTGCTCACTACAACGCTTAGCCTCTCGGATATTGCCGAGCTGACCGGGTTCTCGAATGCCAGCTATTTCAGCTCCAAGTTCAAAAAAATGTACGGAACCGCCCCGTCGGACTTCCGCCGGCACCCACCTGAAAAATTCAGTAGTCAACAGCCGAAGAAATAG
- a CDS encoding sugar ABC transporter permease, whose product MKTAPKSAMWRRSGTAYLFLLPWLIGFAGLTLGPMLGSLYLSLTKYNLLNAPQWLGLDNYRHIFTADDYFYKSLTVTFKYVLFSVPLKMAFALLVAIALNKGIRALGIYRTVYYIPSLLGGSVAIAIVWRQLFDGEGLINHFLAWFGIEGPAWIAHPSYILSTIVTLSVWQFGSAMVIFLAGIKQIPADLYEAAQVDGAGKLRQFGRITLPMLSPVIFFNLVMGIINSFQVFTPGYVIGDGRGGPVNSTLFYTLYLYLKGFSFFDMGYAAALAWIMLIIIGLFTSLVFVTSRFWVFYGDGKDGR is encoded by the coding sequence ATGAAGACAGCACCCAAATCGGCAATGTGGAGAAGAAGCGGTACCGCTTATCTGTTCCTGCTCCCCTGGCTGATCGGCTTTGCCGGACTGACACTCGGACCCATGCTGGGCTCCTTGTATCTGTCCCTGACCAAGTATAACCTGCTCAATGCCCCGCAGTGGCTGGGCCTGGACAATTACAGGCACATCTTCACGGCAGACGATTACTTCTATAAGTCTCTTACCGTGACGTTCAAGTACGTGCTATTCTCGGTTCCGCTCAAAATGGCCTTTGCCCTGCTGGTCGCGATTGCGCTGAACAAAGGTATCCGGGCATTGGGCATCTACAGAACCGTGTATTACATTCCGTCCCTGCTGGGAGGAAGTGTAGCGATTGCCATCGTCTGGCGGCAGCTTTTCGACGGGGAAGGGCTCATTAATCACTTCCTGGCCTGGTTCGGAATCGAAGGCCCGGCCTGGATTGCCCACCCTAGCTATATTCTCTCGACGATCGTTACGTTGTCCGTCTGGCAGTTCGGCTCCGCGATGGTCATCTTCCTGGCCGGAATTAAGCAGATTCCTGCCGATCTGTACGAAGCGGCGCAGGTGGACGGAGCCGGGAAGCTGCGCCAATTCGGCCGGATTACACTGCCGATGCTCTCACCGGTCATCTTTTTCAATCTGGTCATGGGGATCATCAATTCCTTTCAGGTATTCACTCCGGGATATGTCATTGGGGACGGGCGCGGCGGTCCGGTGAATTCCACCCTGTTCTACACGCTGTATCTATATCTCAAAGGCTTCTCCTTCTTCGATATGGGGTATGCTGCCGCTCTGGCCTGGATCATGCTGATCATCATCGGCCTGTTCACCTCCCTCGTGTTCGTGACCTCCAGGTTCTGGGTGTTCTACGGTGACGGAAAGGACGGGCGATAA
- a CDS encoding AraC family transcriptional regulator has translation MTFNSSYIHLAAPPFPYFLECGRTVYLPGDQHPNRSRMGKFDLILVEQGCLHIGEEDTEWAVDAGHILVLLPDRYHYSVRPCETETIFNWVHFHTVGEWTVSAGEPVYADREEHFRKFLTHPYTIRIPQFAPLPVPFARSGQAGQLLQLNQGRRSSAVWQQQRIFEEMLRTMDLARRDAAGSQAAEIAEQTEAYLRNHYAEQITNASLADALHFHYNYLARCMKRVYGLTPMEYLTDYRLEQAKLLLLKTEIPVGGIAERTGFESTAYFSRRFSRKVGISPLRFRKLYSR, from the coding sequence ATGACATTTAATTCTTCCTATATTCATCTTGCCGCGCCGCCCTTCCCCTATTTCCTGGAATGCGGCCGCACCGTCTATTTGCCCGGAGACCAGCATCCGAACCGCAGTCGTATGGGCAAATTCGATCTGATTCTCGTGGAGCAGGGATGCCTGCACATTGGAGAAGAGGATACAGAATGGGCAGTGGACGCCGGGCACATCCTGGTGCTGCTGCCTGACCGCTACCATTATTCAGTCCGTCCTTGTGAGACAGAGACCATCTTCAACTGGGTTCATTTTCACACGGTGGGAGAATGGACGGTATCTGCGGGTGAGCCGGTATATGCAGACCGGGAGGAGCATTTCCGTAAGTTCCTTACCCACCCCTATACCATCCGTATCCCCCAGTTCGCTCCGCTCCCCGTCCCCTTCGCACGGAGCGGCCAGGCCGGACAGCTGCTGCAGCTGAACCAGGGCAGGCGCTCAAGCGCCGTGTGGCAGCAGCAGCGCATCTTCGAGGAGATGCTGCGGACGATGGATCTGGCCCGGCGGGACGCGGCCGGAAGCCAGGCGGCGGAGATTGCCGAGCAGACCGAGGCTTATCTGCGTAATCATTATGCGGAGCAGATTACGAATGCCTCGCTGGCGGATGCCTTACATTTTCACTACAATTACTTAGCCCGCTGCATGAAGCGCGTCTACGGGCTAACACCCATGGAGTATCTGACCGATTACCGGCTGGAGCAAGCCAAGCTGCTTCTGCTTAAGACAGAGATTCCGGTCGGGGGAATCGCAGAGCGCACCGGCTTCGAGAGTACGGCTTACTTCTCCCGGCGCTTCAGCCGC
- a CDS encoding beta-L-arabinofuranosidase domain-containing protein: protein MSELKGAEVRATVQDEFWGRYIRLVQDTVIPYQYEVLHDRVAGAEPSHAIANFEIAAGRKKGTFGGMVFQDSDVAKWLEAAGYSLSIRRDPELERQADEVIDLVGEAQQADGYLNTYFTVKEPGKRWTNLQDCHELYCAGHFIEAAVAYYEATGKDKLLNIMRRVADHIDSVFGPEEGKLKGYDGHQEIELALVKLYRLTGEEKYLKLSLFFIDQRGQEPNFLQQEWESRGRATHWGGKTEHIDTAYNQAHIPVREQTVAVGHSVRAVYMYTAMADLARLTGDEALRGACLRLWNNMTERQMYITGGIGSTHHGEAFTFDYDLPNDTVYAETCASIGLIFFAKRMLELTPDSRYADVMERALYNNVLGSMAQDGKHYFYVNPLEVWPQACTCNPGKRHVKAQRQGWFGCACCPPNVARLLTSLNQYIYTVHSNTLYTNLYIGSELNTTLGGTQVKITQHSKLPWEGIVTLKVDPAEAGVFGIALRIPSWSPAGKIRVNGEAIPVPEALEQGYAVIRREWQPGDTVELILQVDAHRIYAHPELRANAGKTAVQRGPLVYCLESADNREPLSSVSLSREGTFTEAYDEDLLGGAVVIRAAGCRVEEQSWSGGLYSATRAAVQPVEVTAIPYYLWGNRGSGEMKVWIPE from the coding sequence ATGAGTGAATTAAAAGGTGCGGAGGTACGGGCAACCGTTCAGGATGAGTTCTGGGGCCGTTACATCCGGCTGGTGCAGGATACGGTCATACCTTATCAATATGAGGTGCTTCATGACCGCGTGGCGGGGGCTGAGCCGAGTCATGCTATTGCCAATTTTGAAATCGCTGCCGGAAGAAAAAAGGGGACGTTCGGAGGTATGGTCTTCCAGGACAGCGATGTAGCCAAGTGGCTGGAGGCGGCGGGATATTCCCTCAGCATCCGGCGTGACCCGGAGCTCGAGCGCCAGGCGGATGAGGTAATCGATCTGGTGGGAGAAGCGCAGCAAGCCGATGGATACCTGAATACGTATTTCACCGTCAAGGAGCCGGGCAAGCGCTGGACGAACCTCCAGGATTGCCATGAGCTGTATTGCGCCGGGCATTTCATCGAAGCGGCGGTGGCTTATTATGAAGCGACCGGCAAGGACAAGCTGCTGAATATTATGCGCCGGGTGGCCGACCATATTGATTCCGTCTTCGGACCGGAGGAAGGGAAGCTGAAGGGCTATGACGGTCATCAGGAGATTGAGCTGGCGCTGGTGAAGCTGTACCGGCTGACAGGGGAGGAGAAGTACCTGAAGCTCAGCCTCTTCTTCATTGACCAGCGGGGCCAGGAGCCGAACTTCCTGCAACAGGAGTGGGAGAGCCGGGGCAGGGCTACGCATTGGGGAGGCAAGACGGAACACATCGATACGGCCTATAACCAGGCTCATATTCCGGTCCGCGAGCAGACGGTAGCCGTAGGCCACTCCGTCCGCGCCGTCTATATGTATACGGCCATGGCCGATTTGGCCCGCCTGACCGGAGATGAAGCTCTGCGCGGGGCTTGCCTGCGCCTGTGGAACAATATGACGGAAAGACAGATGTATATCACAGGCGGAATCGGTTCCACGCATCATGGCGAAGCGTTCACCTTTGATTACGATCTGCCCAACGATACGGTTTATGCGGAGACTTGTGCTTCAATCGGGCTGATCTTTTTTGCCAAAAGAATGCTGGAATTGACTCCTGATAGCCGCTATGCCGATGTGATGGAGCGGGCGCTCTATAATAATGTTCTCGGCTCGATGGCGCAGGACGGCAAGCATTATTTCTACGTCAATCCATTGGAGGTCTGGCCGCAGGCCTGCACCTGTAATCCCGGCAAACGGCATGTGAAGGCGCAGCGCCAGGGCTGGTTCGGCTGTGCCTGCTGCCCGCCGAATGTGGCGCGTCTGCTGACTTCATTGAACCAATATATCTACACTGTGCACAGCAATACGCTCTATACGAACCTGTATATCGGAAGTGAGCTTAATACGACACTGGGCGGAACACAGGTGAAGATCACTCAGCACAGTAAGCTTCCATGGGAGGGGATTGTCACGCTGAAGGTTGATCCTGCAGAAGCAGGGGTGTTCGGTATCGCCCTGCGTATTCCCTCGTGGAGCCCAGCGGGGAAAATCCGTGTGAATGGCGAAGCCATTCCCGTACCTGAAGCTCTGGAGCAGGGCTACGCGGTAATCCGCAGGGAGTGGCAGCCCGGTGATACCGTAGAGCTGATTCTTCAGGTGGACGCGCACCGTATATATGCCCACCCGGAGCTGCGGGCGAATGCCGGGAAGACGGCGGTTCAGCGCGGGCCGCTGGTCTATTGTCTGGAATCCGCGGATAACCGCGAGCCGTTAAGCTCTGTATCGCTAAGCAGAGAAGGAACGTTTACGGAAGCTTACGATGAAGATCTGCTTGGCGGAGCGGTAGTGATCAGAGCTGCGGGCTGCCGGGTGGAGGAGCAGAGCTGGAGCGGCGGACTCTACAGCGCCACCAGAGCGGCGGTACAGCCGGTGGAAGTGACGGCAATTCCGTATTATCTGTGGGGCAACCGCGGCAGCGGAGAGATGAAGGTATGGATACCGGAGTAA
- a CDS encoding LacI family DNA-binding transcriptional regulator, translating to MRSEDIAKLAGVSRSTVSRVINNYSNVPEETRAKVLKVIEQHQYEPNSFARALAGKKTDTIGLFAISMNEKENATRIYQNNYFAPFVDAVVDTANARGCYVLIHTVYSPDDFLKVKQAFLQKRIDGGIIVGTQKDIGIVREMVGLESPLVLIDYDISEIMAEHLDRNHLAVVNSKDYEGTAEAIEYLIGLGHTEIGIICGRMNTYSGRERYMAYVDTLNRHGLTLNEEFVLQGDFLKETAYEQVKKLLDSGGPLPTAFFSSNDDMAISAMEAFSEHGITVPDDISIAGFDDVQLAARIHPKLTSVRLPIYEMSKAAVEKVMELCDSRQPTFSTISFPARLVARDSCQPPKA from the coding sequence ATGCGAAGCGAAGATATCGCCAAGCTAGCCGGGGTTTCGCGAAGCACCGTATCCCGTGTGATCAACAACTATTCCAATGTCCCTGAAGAGACCCGGGCCAAGGTGCTGAAGGTGATTGAACAGCATCAATATGAGCCGAACAGCTTCGCCCGGGCGCTGGCCGGCAAGAAGACCGACACAATCGGGCTGTTTGCCATCAGCATGAACGAGAAGGAGAATGCGACGCGGATCTATCAGAACAACTACTTCGCCCCGTTCGTCGATGCTGTGGTGGACACAGCGAACGCCCGCGGCTGCTATGTTCTGATTCACACCGTCTACTCTCCCGACGACTTCCTGAAGGTCAAGCAGGCCTTCCTGCAGAAGCGGATTGACGGCGGCATCATCGTCGGCACCCAGAAGGACATCGGGATTGTGCGGGAGATGGTGGGCCTGGAATCGCCGCTGGTGCTGATTGATTATGACATCTCGGAGATTATGGCTGAGCATCTGGACCGCAATCATCTGGCGGTTGTCAATTCCAAGGATTATGAAGGCACGGCTGAAGCCATTGAGTACCTGATCGGTCTCGGGCATACGGAGATTGGCATCATCTGCGGGCGGATGAACACCTACTCCGGGCGGGAGCGCTACATGGCTTACGTGGATACGTTGAACCGCCATGGCCTTACGCTGAATGAGGAATTTGTGCTGCAGGGTGATTTTCTGAAGGAAACCGCCTATGAACAAGTCAAGAAGCTGCTGGATTCCGGCGGCCCGCTGCCGACCGCGTTCTTCTCTTCGAATGATGACATGGCCATTTCGGCGATGGAAGCGTTCTCGGAGCATGGCATCACTGTACCGGATGATATCTCCATTGCCGGGTTCGACGATGTGCAGCTGGCCGCGCGGATTCATCCCAAGCTGACCTCCGTCCGTCTGCCGATCTATGAGATGTCGAAGGCCGCTGTGGAGAAGGTCATGGAGCTGTGCGATTCCCGGCAGCCGACCTTCAGCACCATCAGCTTCCCGGCACGCCTGGTTGCCAGAGATTCCTGCCAGCCGCCGAAGGCCTAG